In a genomic window of Microbacterium amylolyticum:
- a CDS encoding IMPACT family protein, with product MDYPATIAEPVVHELDVKRSRFLTYLQPVGSVVEADQFIAIVRKRHWDANHNCTAMITGVLGDQARSSDDGEPSGTAGVPMMEVLKRRGLTDIVAVVTRYFGGVKLGAGGLVRAYGGAVSEALDHATIVYRRALTRVTLDVPHADAGRFDNHLREWASRGGATLGETTYAQSATLEAWVPETELVRLRDDVAAWSQGTVTPLVGEVRVVDVID from the coding sequence ATGGACTACCCCGCGACGATCGCCGAGCCCGTCGTCCACGAGCTCGACGTCAAACGGTCGCGGTTTCTTACCTACCTTCAGCCGGTGGGATCCGTGGTGGAGGCTGATCAGTTCATCGCGATCGTCCGCAAACGCCACTGGGACGCCAATCACAACTGCACCGCCATGATCACGGGAGTTCTGGGTGATCAGGCGCGTTCCTCGGACGACGGCGAGCCGTCGGGAACCGCAGGGGTACCGATGATGGAGGTGCTGAAGCGTCGCGGCCTGACCGACATCGTCGCGGTTGTCACTCGGTATTTCGGCGGGGTGAAACTGGGCGCGGGCGGTCTGGTGCGGGCATACGGCGGCGCCGTCAGTGAGGCCCTCGACCACGCCACGATTGTGTACCGACGTGCTCTGACGCGGGTGACGCTCGACGTTCCTCACGCCGATGCCGGCCGCTTTGATAATCACCTGCGCGAATGGGCATCTCGTGGCGGAGCGACCCTGGGCGAAACCACCTACGCACAGAGCGCAACGCTCGAGGCATGGGTTCCCGAGACGGAGCTTGTTCGTCTCCGCGATGATGTCGCCGCCTGGTCGCAGGGCACGGTGACACCCCTCGTCGGCGAGGTTCGCGTTGTTGATGTGATCGACTGA
- a CDS encoding DUF624 domain-containing protein, producing the protein MKRIPHSFYSAIFHTCYLVLGINIALAVSCLPLIVLLVTTDPSLSWPLMAPAAAVCAPALGAAFGVFREHSDGERSVFRPFLRTYRAVFWRALAVGAITSAVVTVAAVDVFVLVPTGVGALVAPLLVVLALLALVTGATALVGIAEAPAARLSVALRAALLLAVRRWPLAIGTLAVIGVQAIIFVQAPAIAIGVTAGAVWYVVWSGGRYTLQPALVAAA; encoded by the coding sequence ATGAAGCGCATCCCGCACAGTTTCTACTCGGCGATCTTCCACACCTGCTACCTGGTGCTGGGCATCAACATCGCCCTCGCCGTGAGCTGTTTGCCGTTGATCGTCCTGTTGGTCACAACGGATCCGTCGCTGTCGTGGCCGCTGATGGCTCCCGCGGCTGCTGTGTGCGCTCCCGCGCTCGGCGCAGCGTTCGGGGTATTCCGCGAGCACTCCGACGGTGAGCGAAGCGTCTTCCGCCCGTTCTTGCGCACATATCGCGCGGTGTTCTGGCGGGCGCTCGCGGTCGGCGCGATCACCTCGGCCGTCGTCACGGTGGCTGCCGTTGACGTTTTCGTCCTCGTGCCGACGGGGGTGGGAGCTCTCGTCGCTCCGCTGCTGGTCGTTCTCGCGCTCCTGGCGCTGGTGACGGGTGCCACGGCGCTCGTCGGCATCGCTGAGGCACCGGCAGCGCGGCTTAGCGTTGCGCTGCGGGCAGCATTGCTGCTCGCGGTGCGACGCTGGCCGCTGGCGATCGGAACGCTCGCCGTTATCGGGGTGCAGGCCATCATCTTCGTTCAGGCACCAGCGATCGCGATCGGTGTCACAGCCGGCGCTGTCTGGTATGTCGTCTGGTCGGGCGGACGGTACACGTTGCAGCCCGCCCTCGTGGCGGCCGCATAA
- a CDS encoding anthranilate synthase component II, with translation MARVLLVDNYDSYTGNIAQIIWSATGSAPDLVQNDRIDLAALPGYRHIVLGPGPGTPHRAEDAGLGRDVLRRARVPVLGVCFGFQTMAAELGGSVVRAPRPAHGIVDAVTHDGSALFRGVPHTFDATRYHSLVVEEPAPLTITARSADALPMAGEVPERGWYGVQFHPESIGTDWGPRIIRNFLEMT, from the coding sequence ATGGCCCGTGTTCTCCTCGTCGACAACTACGACTCCTACACGGGCAATATCGCGCAGATCATCTGGAGCGCCACCGGCTCGGCCCCCGATCTCGTACAAAACGACCGAATCGATCTCGCGGCGCTACCCGGCTATCGCCATATTGTTCTCGGCCCCGGTCCGGGAACGCCCCACCGTGCGGAAGACGCCGGGCTCGGACGCGACGTCCTGCGGCGAGCGCGCGTTCCCGTTCTGGGCGTCTGCTTCGGCTTTCAGACCATGGCGGCCGAGCTGGGCGGATCCGTTGTGCGCGCTCCCCGTCCGGCGCACGGCATTGTCGATGCCGTCACGCATGATGGTTCCGCGCTCTTTCGCGGGGTGCCCCACACGTTCGATGCCACGCGTTATCACTCCCTCGTGGTGGAGGAGCCCGCGCCGCTGACGATCACGGCACGTTCTGCCGATGCCCTTCCGATGGCGGGCGAGGTGCCGGAGCGCGGGTGGTACGGCGTGCAGTTCCATCCCGAGTCGATCGGAACCGACTGGGGCCCGCGGATCATTCGCAACTTCTTGGAGATGACGTGA
- a CDS encoding carbohydrate ABC transporter permease has product MSETMNLVVPPSRRRIAGGQKTVRTRIGRAVLYILLIAAAAAMLTPFFWMIMSSLKDANSVFSVPVRWLPEVFVWQNYVDIWTRSDIVTWIRNTLILSVSVTLLQVITGSFAAYGFSRIRFPGRDALFLLYVATIAVPWQSYMIPQFIMLSNAGLTNTLWSIIFLQTFGAFGVFLMKQFYETIPEDLSEAGRLDGLSEYGIWWRIMVPLSVPAVASLSLLTFVNTWNDYLGPLIYLRDSSLWTMQLGLQNFVANLYDVDYGVLFAGLTISVLPIAVVFLLGQRFFVEGIATSGMKG; this is encoded by the coding sequence ATGTCCGAGACGATGAATCTCGTCGTCCCGCCGTCGCGTCGTCGCATCGCGGGCGGGCAGAAGACGGTCCGAACGCGCATCGGCCGTGCCGTTCTCTACATCCTGCTGATCGCCGCCGCGGCCGCCATGCTCACCCCGTTCTTCTGGATGATCATGAGTTCGCTGAAGGACGCGAACTCGGTGTTCTCGGTGCCGGTGCGCTGGCTGCCCGAGGTGTTCGTGTGGCAGAACTATGTCGACATCTGGACGCGCTCCGACATCGTGACGTGGATCCGCAACACCCTGATTCTCTCGGTGTCGGTCACGCTCCTGCAGGTGATCACCGGATCGTTCGCCGCCTACGGCTTCTCGCGGATCCGTTTCCCTGGCCGCGACGCTCTGTTCCTGCTGTACGTCGCAACGATCGCCGTGCCGTGGCAGTCGTACATGATCCCGCAGTTCATCATGCTCTCGAACGCGGGGCTGACGAACACCCTGTGGTCGATCATCTTCCTCCAGACCTTCGGCGCCTTCGGCGTCTTCTTGATGAAGCAGTTCTACGAGACGATCCCCGAGGACCTCTCGGAGGCCGGGCGCCTTGACGGGCTCAGCGAGTACGGCATCTGGTGGCGGATCATGGTTCCGCTGTCGGTTCCCGCGGTTGCCAGCCTGTCGCTGTTGACGTTCGTGAACACCTGGAACGACTACCTCGGGCCGCTCATTTATCTGCGCGATTCCAGCCTGTGGACGATGCAGCTCGGTCTACAGAACTTCGTTGCGAACCTCTACGACGTGGACTACGGCGTGCTGTTCGCCGGGCTCACAATCTCTGTTCTGCCGATTGCCGTGGTGTTCCTGCTCGGACAGCGGTTCTTCGTCGAGGGCATTGCGACCAGCGGGATGAAGGGCTGA
- a CDS encoding TetR/AcrR family transcriptional regulator, with amino-acid sequence MPLPRFECLPRERRRPLLEAALDEFSARGFADASLNRIIQTAGTSKGSLYYYFEDKNDLYLTVLHEQLRDLLPDHDSVPIPVAADTNAFWAAVEKQASLFAQRLLASPRLVALIRDALATSSPRDEASRATEQMLLPWWEDTIAAGQTAGAIRTDLPRDLLIAVAMRIGQAVDTWLLTQPPETMNLDAGVREFVAFLRRAFRPETYADVASASG; translated from the coding sequence ATGCCCCTCCCCCGTTTTGAGTGCCTGCCCCGCGAACGCCGCAGACCGCTACTGGAAGCAGCCCTCGACGAATTCTCCGCACGGGGATTCGCCGACGCGTCCCTCAACCGAATCATTCAGACGGCCGGAACATCCAAGGGATCGCTGTACTACTACTTCGAGGACAAAAACGACCTCTACCTGACCGTTCTCCACGAACAGCTTCGCGACCTGCTGCCCGACCACGACAGCGTGCCTATTCCGGTGGCCGCCGATACCAACGCGTTCTGGGCGGCCGTGGAAAAACAGGCCTCGCTGTTCGCGCAGCGACTCCTCGCTTCGCCGCGCCTGGTGGCGCTCATCCGTGACGCACTCGCCACCAGCTCGCCCCGCGACGAAGCAAGCCGTGCCACCGAGCAGATGCTGCTGCCGTGGTGGGAAGACACCATCGCGGCGGGGCAGACCGCCGGGGCGATCCGCACGGACCTGCCCCGCGATCTTCTCATCGCCGTCGCGATGAGAATCGGTCAGGCCGTTGACACCTGGTTGCTGACTCAGCCCCCCGAAACAATGAACCTCGACGCGGGAGTGCGCGAATTCGTCGCCTTCCTCAGACGAGCGTTCAGACCGGAGACCTACGCCGACGTGGCGAGCGCCTCCGGCTGA
- a CDS encoding hydroxyacid dehydrogenase encodes MTTQTPLSGTHRPAIVSAVGSGIFASLSEEYLAHELASVGEVIATVDSFETPEAVAALERAEVLVTGWGTPPINGELLDRAPHLRWILHIAGSVKGMLAPEVWDRGIGVSSAVDANAVPVAEFTLAAILLSNKRIVQIARQYRNTRTDLNQAELGVIGNYRRRVGIVGASRIGRRVIDLLQNFDVDVVVSDPTVAAADVRAMGAEPASLEELCATCDVVSVHAPSLPTTRGLISRELIASMRPGSTLINTARGDVVDQDALTERVLSGDLFSVLDVTVPWVLPAEHPLYDHPNVLLTPHIAGSVGTEVDRMIDDQVGELRRIARGEPLAHPVQPEALATSA; translated from the coding sequence ATGACAACGCAAACGCCCTTGTCGGGCACCCATCGACCTGCCATAGTGAGCGCCGTAGGATCGGGGATTTTCGCGTCGCTGTCCGAGGAATATCTTGCGCATGAGCTTGCCTCGGTCGGCGAGGTGATCGCCACTGTCGACAGTTTTGAGACGCCGGAGGCCGTTGCCGCCCTCGAACGCGCTGAGGTTCTTGTGACGGGGTGGGGAACCCCTCCTATCAACGGCGAGCTGCTGGACAGGGCCCCTCATCTGCGATGGATTCTGCATATTGCCGGGTCTGTCAAGGGAATGCTCGCGCCGGAGGTATGGGATCGAGGAATCGGCGTCAGCTCCGCTGTTGACGCGAACGCGGTCCCCGTCGCCGAGTTCACACTGGCGGCGATCCTCCTGTCCAACAAGCGCATTGTGCAGATCGCGCGCCAGTATCGGAACACGCGCACCGATCTGAATCAGGCAGAGCTCGGGGTGATCGGAAATTACCGGCGCCGCGTCGGAATCGTCGGCGCATCGCGCATCGGCCGCCGGGTCATCGACCTGTTGCAGAACTTCGACGTTGATGTGGTCGTCAGCGACCCCACCGTGGCTGCCGCGGACGTGCGTGCGATGGGCGCCGAGCCGGCATCGCTCGAAGAGCTGTGCGCAACGTGCGATGTCGTCTCGGTTCACGCGCCGTCGTTGCCGACAACGCGTGGGCTGATCTCACGGGAGCTGATTGCGTCCATGCGTCCCGGTTCCACGCTGATCAATACGGCGCGCGGGGATGTCGTGGATCAGGATGCTCTCACCGAGCGGGTCCTGAGCGGAGATCTCTTCTCTGTTCTCGATGTCACGGTGCCGTGGGTGCTGCCCGCCGAACACCCGCTCTACGACCATCCGAACGTTCTGCTGACGCCGCACATCGCCGGATCAGTGGGAACGGAAGTCGACAGAATGATCGATGACCAGGTGGGCGAGCTGCGCCGCATCGCGCGCGGAGAGCCGCTGGCACATCCTGTTCAGCCGGAGGCGCTCGCCACGTCGGCGTAG
- a CDS encoding aminotransferase class IV family protein, with the protein MQQLDGAPVTAQDLQPLAMLGFAHFTTVRVDDGLVRGLAMHLERLVRDARTLFDVDLDADLVRERIRAAIADESSSVTVRITLFDPALRLERPGADASPSILVTPRPASDDELPPITLQSVRFGRDTPELKHTGLFGALYRRRLAQRAGFDDALFVDGGGRISEGPTWNIGFVQGDRVIWADGDALPGVTRDLLDSVAGETSAEYVSLERLGSMDAAFATSSGVGVRPITAVDDVSWPTDHPALDRLRHAYRGISGEPL; encoded by the coding sequence ATGCAGCAGCTCGACGGTGCGCCCGTGACCGCACAGGATCTTCAGCCGCTCGCCATGCTGGGGTTCGCGCACTTCACCACCGTCCGTGTCGATGACGGTCTCGTGCGCGGCCTCGCGATGCACCTTGAGCGGCTCGTGCGCGATGCGCGGACGCTCTTCGACGTGGACCTCGACGCGGATCTCGTGCGCGAGCGCATTCGTGCCGCCATCGCTGATGAATCCTCATCCGTCACTGTTCGCATCACGCTGTTCGATCCCGCGCTGCGGCTCGAACGCCCGGGTGCCGACGCATCGCCGAGCATTCTCGTCACGCCCCGGCCCGCCTCGGATGATGAGCTCCCGCCGATCACCCTGCAGTCGGTTCGCTTCGGCCGGGACACCCCGGAGCTCAAGCACACCGGCCTCTTTGGGGCGCTGTATCGCCGCCGCCTGGCGCAGCGGGCCGGTTTCGATGATGCGCTGTTCGTCGACGGCGGCGGGCGCATTTCGGAGGGGCCAACGTGGAACATCGGCTTTGTGCAGGGTGATCGCGTGATTTGGGCAGACGGCGACGCCCTCCCCGGCGTCACGCGCGATCTTCTCGACTCGGTGGCGGGAGAGACCTCCGCGGAGTACGTCTCTCTCGAACGCCTCGGCAGTATGGACGCGGCCTTTGCCACGAGCTCGGGCGTCGGCGTTCGTCCGATCACCGCGGTCGACGATGTGTCCTGGCCAACGGATCACCCGGCACTGGATCGACTGCGCCACGCCTACCGGGGTATCAGCGGCGAGCCACTGTAG
- a CDS encoding carbohydrate ABC transporter permease, which yields MTVTSNAPRRATVPQAPTRKRRVSRLRIRNTLLGLSFIAPNFIGFATLTLVPVIVMFYMSLSNWNIFGTSTFIGLDNFTRLAGDGSFRRAFFNTLYYAGLHIPLTIVVSLSLAILLNNKLRGVAFFRTAAFFPYITSIVAIALVWNLLFSPDYGPVNEILRFFGLSNPPGWLTSPDWSMPAVVIVSTWRDMGYYMVLFLAGLQTVPRELHEAARVDGANVWQRFVNVTLPCLRPTMFFVVVILTINSFKIFDLILVMTRGGPGQSTTVISQFIYRKGFEENEFGYASAAAVVLFFLCIIVTIIQFLWNKRREI from the coding sequence ATGACCGTCACGTCGAACGCTCCCCGGCGTGCGACGGTACCGCAGGCGCCGACACGCAAACGTCGCGTGTCGCGCCTGCGGATCCGGAACACCCTTCTGGGCCTGAGCTTCATCGCCCCGAACTTCATCGGTTTTGCCACGCTCACGCTCGTGCCCGTGATCGTGATGTTCTACATGTCGCTGTCCAACTGGAACATCTTCGGAACATCAACGTTCATCGGCCTCGACAACTTCACACGCCTCGCGGGTGACGGGAGTTTCCGGCGCGCCTTTTTCAACACGCTGTACTACGCCGGTCTTCATATCCCGCTGACGATCGTCGTCTCACTGAGCCTGGCGATCTTGCTCAACAACAAGCTGCGCGGTGTGGCGTTCTTCCGTACGGCGGCCTTCTTCCCCTACATCACATCGATCGTCGCGATCGCCCTGGTGTGGAATCTGCTGTTTAGCCCCGACTACGGGCCGGTCAACGAGATCCTGCGCTTCTTCGGACTGTCCAACCCTCCGGGGTGGCTGACATCGCCCGATTGGTCGATGCCCGCCGTTGTCATCGTCAGCACGTGGCGCGACATGGGCTACTACATGGTGCTCTTCCTCGCCGGGTTGCAGACCGTTCCGCGTGAGCTCCACGAGGCGGCCCGCGTCGACGGTGCGAATGTCTGGCAGCGGTTCGTGAACGTGACGCTGCCGTGCCTGCGTCCGACGATGTTCTTCGTCGTCGTGATCCTGACGATCAACTCGTTCAAGATTTTCGACCTGATCCTCGTCATGACGCGCGGTGGCCCCGGACAGTCGACAACGGTGATCTCACAGTTCATCTACCGCAAGGGCTTTGAGGAGAACGAGTTCGGCTACGCCTCCGCAGCAGCCGTTGTGCTGTTCTTCCTCTGCATCATCGTCACCATCATTCAGTTCCTCTGGAACAAGAGGAGGGAAATCTGA
- the pabB gene encoding aminodeoxychorismate synthase component I, translating to MTEQHRGTWQAWTRRVTFTGDAEALFAHLYGSRQTAVWLDSAHRAYDMGRFSIMGAPETSRDHVLEYDAAASRVTVDGSPAGSELWGEIADRIDAHPVSQIAGIPFAGGYVGAIGYGAKQIGHGTHAPDAQLTHLSRFLVIDHAAGELIAVAVGPAAEQEDADAWIAHTLDRATACEPLPAPADTAPAGAASASVTREKYLDDLGTVRTWLAAGDSYEACYTYSLHFPFSGDGFEVYRRLRRDNAAPYAAFLRLPGRDILSCSPERFLTVAPDGWAETKPIKGTARRHLDPAADAEAARALAADPKTRAENLMIVDLLRNDLGRVSAPGTVTVPRLMGVESYATVHQLVTSVRSKLLPRSAAGVCAAEALFPPGSMTGAPKKRTVEMLDDLEAVPRGVYSGVVGFFSADGAVDLSVVIRTAVIENGEARIGTGGAITYDSVPEDELDETIAKSGAVLRAFGRTHPFAG from the coding sequence GTGACCGAACAGCACCGCGGCACCTGGCAGGCGTGGACGAGGCGCGTGACGTTCACGGGGGATGCAGAAGCGCTCTTCGCTCATCTCTATGGCTCGCGGCAGACGGCGGTGTGGCTGGACAGCGCGCACCGCGCGTACGACATGGGCCGCTTCTCGATCATGGGGGCGCCCGAAACATCGCGGGATCATGTTCTGGAGTATGACGCGGCGGCATCGCGTGTCACGGTGGATGGCTCCCCGGCGGGGTCCGAGCTGTGGGGGGAGATCGCCGATCGCATCGATGCCCATCCGGTGTCGCAGATCGCGGGCATTCCGTTTGCGGGCGGGTATGTGGGGGCGATCGGCTATGGCGCAAAACAGATCGGCCATGGCACACACGCTCCGGACGCACAGCTGACCCACCTCAGCCGGTTCCTCGTGATCGATCACGCTGCCGGTGAGCTGATCGCCGTCGCCGTTGGTCCCGCTGCGGAGCAGGAGGACGCGGACGCGTGGATCGCGCACACACTCGATCGCGCAACCGCGTGCGAGCCCCTTCCCGCTCCGGCAGATACCGCCCCCGCCGGAGCGGCGAGCGCGTCTGTCACGCGCGAAAAGTATCTGGATGATCTGGGAACCGTTCGGACCTGGTTGGCCGCCGGGGACTCCTACGAGGCCTGCTACACCTACTCCCTTCACTTTCCGTTTTCCGGCGATGGCTTCGAGGTGTACCGCCGTTTGCGTCGCGACAACGCCGCCCCCTACGCCGCTTTTCTCCGCCTGCCCGGCCGCGACATCCTGTCGTGCTCCCCCGAGCGCTTTTTGACCGTCGCGCCGGATGGCTGGGCGGAGACAAAGCCGATCAAGGGAACCGCGCGCCGCCACCTCGATCCGGCCGCGGACGCCGAGGCGGCACGGGCCCTCGCGGCGGATCCGAAAACGCGCGCGGAGAATCTCATGATCGTCGACCTGCTGCGCAACGATCTCGGTCGTGTCAGCGCTCCGGGAACCGTGACGGTGCCGCGGCTCATGGGCGTCGAGAGCTATGCAACGGTGCATCAGCTCGTCACCTCCGTGCGGTCCAAGCTGCTCCCGCGCAGCGCTGCGGGCGTGTGCGCTGCCGAGGCTCTCTTCCCACCGGGGTCGATGACGGGTGCGCCCAAGAAGCGCACGGTGGAGATGCTGGACGATCTCGAGGCGGTTCCGCGCGGGGTATATTCGGGCGTTGTCGGCTTCTTCTCCGCGGACGGCGCCGTTGATCTCTCCGTGGTGATCCGCACGGCCGTGATCGAAAACGGCGAGGCGCGCATCGGAACCGGAGGCGCGATCACCTACGACAGCGTGCCCGAAGACGAGCTCGACGAAACGATCGCGAAGTCGGGCGCCGTCTTGCGCGCTTTCGGACGCACACACCCGTTCGCGGGCTGA
- a CDS encoding extracellular solute-binding protein has translation MNTRIIASAAALAAGTLVLASCGGSGGDADGSGDATTLSVAGWSVATTPEFQLLADGFEAQNEGVTVNIVDYDPSEYNTLLTADLAAGSGPDIITQKEVKFVTTFQEGGQLADVSDVSLPAGIGGAESYVVDGVTYATPYRQDAWVLFYNADLFDEAGVDTPDGTWTWDDYEEAARQIADNTDVNGTYQHSWQSVLQGFANAQSPGADLLSGEYGYFAPFYERVLRMQDDGLQESYNTVTANQLTYQGEFGRQRAAMLPMGTWFVATLISQQAAGEADDFTWGIAPIPQFDASTTGMDNTPVTFGDPTGFAVNAALEGEKAELAKKFLAYAASEEAAVALAEIGIMPAALSDAVVDAYFGSEGAPTDELSAFAVQTHDTKPENPTSNRTTAIQNILNDMHSAILSGSTDVDSAIAEAEQRVANEVAAD, from the coding sequence ATGAACACCCGAATCATCGCCTCCGCAGCGGCGCTCGCCGCCGGAACCCTCGTCCTCGCCAGCTGTGGCGGATCCGGCGGCGACGCCGACGGTAGCGGCGACGCGACAACGCTCAGCGTTGCCGGCTGGAGCGTTGCCACCACACCCGAATTCCAGCTTCTCGCCGACGGTTTCGAAGCACAGAATGAGGGCGTCACGGTAAACATCGTCGATTACGACCCGAGTGAGTACAACACCCTTCTCACTGCCGACCTCGCCGCCGGATCCGGTCCGGACATCATCACGCAGAAGGAAGTCAAGTTCGTCACGACCTTCCAGGAGGGCGGCCAGCTCGCCGACGTCAGCGATGTGAGCCTTCCCGCCGGCATCGGCGGCGCCGAGTCCTATGTGGTCGACGGCGTCACCTACGCAACGCCGTATCGCCAGGACGCCTGGGTGCTGTTCTACAACGCCGATCTCTTCGACGAGGCAGGCGTTGACACCCCGGACGGCACGTGGACGTGGGACGATTACGAGGAAGCGGCACGTCAGATCGCCGACAACACTGACGTGAACGGCACCTACCAGCACTCCTGGCAGTCCGTTCTGCAGGGCTTTGCGAACGCCCAGTCGCCTGGTGCCGACCTGCTTTCCGGCGAGTACGGATACTTCGCACCGTTCTACGAGCGCGTGCTGCGGATGCAGGACGATGGCCTGCAGGAGAGTTACAACACCGTCACGGCGAACCAGCTCACTTACCAGGGCGAGTTCGGCCGCCAGCGCGCCGCGATGCTGCCCATGGGAACGTGGTTCGTCGCGACGCTCATCTCGCAGCAGGCAGCGGGAGAGGCTGATGACTTCACCTGGGGCATCGCACCCATTCCGCAGTTCGACGCATCGACCACCGGCATGGACAACACTCCCGTCACGTTCGGTGACCCCACCGGCTTCGCCGTGAACGCCGCGCTCGAGGGTGAAAAGGCGGAGCTGGCCAAGAAGTTCCTCGCGTACGCCGCCAGCGAAGAAGCAGCCGTTGCCCTCGCCGAAATCGGCATCATGCCGGCAGCGCTCAGCGATGCCGTTGTTGACGCCTACTTCGGATCCGAGGGTGCGCCCACCGACGAGCTGTCGGCCTTTGCTGTGCAGACGCACGACACCAAGCCCGAGAACCCCACGTCGAACCGCACAACGGCCATTCAGAACATCCTCAACGACATGCACTCCGCGATCCTGTCGGGATCGACGGATGTAGATTCTGCGATCGCCGAAGCAGAGCAGCGCGTCGCCAACGAGGTTGCCGCCGACTAA